Sequence from the Deltaproteobacteria bacterium genome:
GATAGAATTGACATCTCGGTACCAAGGCTGATTCAGCTTTGATGTCTGGGCATTTAAATTATTTACGAGTGCCCCTTGAACCGCCTCATTTTTACCATCAACGGGAGTCATAGGGAAAGCAACTTGCCCACTGGTTCCGATAGTGACTGTTGGCGTCTGTTGCACCACAGTTGCTGGCGCTACTGCCGGTGGCATTGTCGTTACCCCTTCTCCCCCTCCGATATATCCTGCTGAAATCATAGTTCCTCCTCTATTCTGGTCCATGGTCTATGGTCCATAGTCCATGGTCCATAATCCATGGTCCCATTTTTTTAAGCCGTCCCTACGGGATGGCCATAGTTTTTATATTTTTTCTTTCTTTCTGTTTGTAAAAGTTCTCGGTTATCCACGGCAAGCGCCCGCTTTTGCATTTCAATATTTTGGTTCATGGTCTTGAGATCCATGGCCATACTTTTATATTTCGCATCTTCCGCATCCTTTTTGTAATCTGCTGTTTGTTTTTCTGCGCGGTCTTCAGCTTTGCCGGATGAATATATGCTGTAACCCGTGCCAGCAACACCAACGGCCAAACCTATGATGCCGATGACTAATGCCGCCGTTCCACACCCTAAAAGTATTAACATATTTGCATCCTCCGTCCGCCTTTACGGACTTGTTGCCCTTCACTAAAGTTTTCGGTTGAGGGACACCCCAAAGTTGCGTGCGCGGAATAAAAAAACACTCATTTTTGCAAACCATTGATATTGCTTGTAAATATTGTGTTTTTAGGGCCGGGTTTTTGTGTTACACTGTGGCTCGTGTGAATGAGCATCCGGCTTTGCCGGTGCGAATGAAAGGGGTACGGGGGGAAGGAGCCACGAAGTGGCGAGTCGTTCCCCTCGATATTATGAAATTTCGTCATCTATTCGGACTTTCTTTTTTAGATCCTCCACAGGGGAAAACCAAAGAACTCATTGAAGAACTCATCCATCTAAAAAAGTGGGGAAAAAATGAAGGGGCGGATGAAATTATTTCGGTTGTCGAGTTGCTCGCTCGTCTGGATCAAAATCCCTACCTTAATCTCGCCATAGGAAAAAATAGTCCAATTTTATCTTTAAACCGTGAGTTCACTCAGGCTTTTTTCCCGCGGCCTCCTGAAAAAAACCCTCTGCTTGAATATCTTGTCTCCAAATACAAATGGCAGGAACTCCCCATCTATACAACCGGCTGTTCCAACGCAACCAATGCGCTGACAGCCTGTTTGCAAGCACATGGTGTGGAGGGTGGAGAGGTGATTACCACTTCCTATAATTATGTCGCCGCACCCAATGCCATTGTTTCCGCCGGCGCCACGCCGCATTTTGTTGACATTGATCCCGCCACATTTTGCATGGACATCAAGTCAGCTTTGAAAGCCGTGAATAAAAAAACGCGCGCCATTTTGCTCACACCGGTCAATCAATGTATTGATCTTTTGCCCTTGGTGAAAGGTTTGGAAAAGAAAGGGGGCGAGGTGGCTCTTTTTCAGGATGTCACGACCGCCATCGGTTCAACATTAGATGGGCTGGGCGCCGGGCAAGTCAACCCTCCGTCGCACGGAGCGTCTGTTTTTAGTTTTGCTCCCTCAAAGGTGATTAACGGTTTTGGCGGGGCTTTGGTGGTGTCGCACGATCTGGAGTTTTTGAAAAAAATAGATTCGATCGCGTTCCACGGCCTCAATCCCTTTAACGATGAAGAGGTTCAGACTTTCGGCAACAATTTTAAAATGAATGAAATCTGCGCCGCGATTGCGCTGGAACAGGTTAAGAAAAAGGAAGCACTGCTCGCCAAAAGAAAACAGGTCAAAGAGTGGTATGATTCTGCTTTAAAACCGTTGATCAAAAAAGGAGAGGTTGCGCTTCAGGAGATTCAGGGCGACGGAGTTGTGACCCACTACATGATTCGACTTAAGAAAAACTATCATCGCGTTATTTTAGAAATGGCACAGCGTTTCAAAATTGGATTATCGCATTGGTATGCTTTTCATCTGGAACCCATTTACCGTCTCCGCTTTGGAATGGTGACTCTTCCGGTCACGGAAGCAATGTATGACAAAATCGTGTTTCTCCCTTTTCATGTGGCGATGGAAGAAAAAGATGTGGAGTATATTGTTTCGTCTCTGGAGACTGTTTTAACCAAGGCCTCGTCAGGCAAGGCCTAATTTTTTGAAAATTTCTTTTGGATCTTTTCCTAAATCTTTGAGTACTCTTTCGATATCGGGTTCCGATTCGGAATAGGTTCCCAATTTTTTAATCAAATCAGGAAGAGGAATTTGCGCGGCGTGGGCAATCTGTTGGTAGATGTCGATGGGATAAAGACAAACATTGGCATGCGCCGTAGCTATTTGCAAAGGAGGGGAGCCTTGCGTCTCCGGCATGATCGGTGCGATGAGTTGATCTGCGGCTTCCAGAAGTTTATCGAGATTTACATTTTTGAGATGTCCCGTGCGTTGCAATACAGCAACCAAAGCCTCCAGTTGTGCATTGCCCGCATCGCGCCCAAAACCCAGAAGACTTCCATCGACATATTCCACGCCCGCTTCCACGGCCGCGAGAGAATTGGCCACAGCCAGCATCAGATTGTTGTGGGCATGAAAGCCGATGGGTATGGCAACCGTTTCCTTCAGAGCCAAAATAATTTCGCGCACCTGTGAAGGAAGAAACCAACCGATGGTGTCGACAACATACACCGCATTTGCGCCATAACTTTCCGCTTTTTTTGCGGCCTTCACAATTTCCTTGGTGGAGCGCTTTGAAGAACGCATCATCTGAAAGAAAACGGGGATTTCCAAAGTGCGTGCCGTTTCGACATTCTCCCTTGCCGCTTCAATGTCATCGATGCGGGCGGCGATCCTTAAAAAGTCGACCTCTTTTTTGACGGCCTGAATATGTTCTTTTTTCGTGAAAGGGGAGGGATTGGCCATCAAACCGATTTTGCATTTTTTGACATTTTTTTTGGCGGTGCGAAGTTGTTCGATATCGGTCGATTGCGGTTTGATCCCGCGATAATATTCATCGGGAACACCCAAGCCCCCTCCGTTGCCAACTTCCATGTAGGGAATGCCCGCTGTATCAATGGCAAGTGCTATTTCGCCAACTTGTCGGGCGGTGAATTTGTACTGGATGGCATAACTTCCTTCCCGCACAGTGACATCCATTATCTGAAGTGGTTTCTTGGACATAAGCTTGAAAAATTATCTCACTTTAGATACCACATGACCATGAAAAATTTCAGAGAACTTTCAAAAACATTGAGCCGCATTGAAAACCGCGAAGAGGGGAGTCTTGCACTCCTGAAGAAATTTTATGCACAGAGGAAAGGCGCTTCCGTTTTGGGAATCACCGGTTTGCCCGGGGCCGGAAAATCCACTCTGGTGGACCAGTTGATTCATTTATTGCGTGGTCAGAAAAAAACCGTTGGTGTGATTGCAATCGATCCATCGAGTCCTTTCACCGGCGGCGCGCTTTTGGGCGATCGCGTGCGCATGCAACGTCATGCCACGGACGAGGGAGTTTTCATTCGTTCGCTGGGAAGCCGCGGCGCGCATGGCGGGCTCTCGCGCGCAACACATGATGCGATTGTTTGTCTCGATGCTTTCGGTTTTGATCAGATCATTGTGGAAACGGTGGGTGTGGGGCAAACGGAATTGGACATCATGGGACTTGTTACAACAACGGTGGTGGTGTTGGTACCCGAATCAGGCGACACGATTCAAACCATCAAGGCGGGCCTCACCGAAATCGCCGATATTTTTGTGGTGAATAAAGCCGATAGAGAGGGCGCGCATTCGTTGCAACAAATGCTTCAGTCGATGATCACGATGGGAACGAACAGCGATAAAGAAAGGACTATGGACCATGGACTAGGGACTAGGGACCATGAAAAGATCATGAATGATGAACCATGGACCCGTGGAGGCGACATTCCTGTTTTATTGACCGAAGCGAATAAGGGAGTTGGTGTTACGGAGCTTTGGAAATCCGTGTTGGAACATCAGACTCATCTTAAAAACGAACCGACGCACAAACAGCACCAAATCGCTATCCGCCGTGAGCAGTTTATGGAACTCTGCGGAGAAGCCTTCAAAGAAAAGATCCAAAAAGAGTTGGAGACGAAGAAAAAATGGAAAACCTTGGTCGAAAAAGTAGCCGCGGACAAACTGAATCCCTACGAAGCACTGGAAAAAATCTTGAGAAAATAGGGACAATAAGGCACTATTGAATCAGTTATGAAACGAATCATGACAAGGAAAGAAGGGCGTGCTTACTTGAAAAGATGGCGTGGAGTAGCCCGCTTTCTAAATGGCGAGAGAAAAAAAGTTTCATTTCAGCAAAAATTTCATCAAATTCTTGTCTTGTTTGCCGCAGGAAAGTTGTTTGCCCGACCAAAAAAAAATCCCAAAGAAAAAACAAGACAACACACGCATTGGAGCCGCCTACATCATCTCTTAAATCATGGTTAAAAAGAAAATATCAGATCCCTTTAAAGCAACGCTCACTGATTTGCTTGTCTGGTTTCGCAAAAGCCCGGTTCAGGGCTTAATCATTGGGGGTGTTGCCGTTTCGCTTCTAAGCCGTCCCCGTTTTACAGAGGACATTGATGCCATGATTTTGCTGGATGGATCGAAATGGGCTTCTTTTTTGGAATCCGGTGCACAATTTGGTTTTGTTTCCCGAATTCCTGATCCATTGCATTTTGCCCGACGAACTAGAATGCTACTTTTGAAACATATTGAAAGCAAAGTGGAGGTTGATATCTCTTTGGGGGGCTTGCCATTCGAGGAAGAAAGCATGCGTCGCAAACAAAAAGTGAAGATGGCCGGAATTACCATTCCCTTGCCGACTCCGGAAGATTTGGTGATTATGAAAGCAGTTGCGCATCGCAAGCAGGACTTGGCCGATGTTGTATCAATTATTGAATCCAATTCGCGCTTGAGTCTGTCTCGTATTCGGAAATGGGTCAAAGAATTTGCCAGAGTTCTTGAGATGCCGGAAATTTACACCGATCTGGACAAACTGCTTAAAAAGAAATCATAAAATTGGGAGGTTCTCTAATGTGGCTGGAGGCGGAGTCGAACCGCCGACCTAGGGGTTATGAATCCCTCGCTCTCACCAACTGAGCTATCCAGCCAAAAAAAATCAAAAGTTAAAAATCAAAGATCAAAGTTTTGATTTTTCAATTTTTAAGGAACTTGCCTTTTGAGCACAAGTTTGTCAAGGATGTCGCCCTTATGTCTCATCCCGTCATTGCAATTATCGGCCGGCCCAATGTTGGCAAGTCGCGTCTTTTTAATCGGCTCACCGGAAAATATCAGGCTTTGGTGGATGACCAACCGGGCGTTACGAGAGACCGTCATTATGGTTTGGTGGAATGGCGCGGAGCCACGTTCATGGCCATCGACACGGGCGGGTTGATTCCGGGCGCCGAAGAACCCCTCAACAAAAAAGTTTGGGAGCAGGCTTTTGAAGCCATCAAAGAAGCCGATTTTTTGATTTGTCTTTTTAATGTGCAAGAGGGCTTGAATCCCGTTGATGAAGCGTTGGTCAAAGAATTACGCAAAGCAGGCAAGCCAATTTTTTTTGCCGTCAATAAAGTTGATAGGACCGCCCATGAAACCGATGTTTTTGAATTCAATAAAGTCGGCGCGAAACCTTTGTTTGCTGTTTCTGCAGAGCACGGGCGCGGCATTTCAGATTTGCTGGAAGCTATTTACGAAAAACTTCCCAAAGAAGAAAAACCTCCCGAGTTTCCTGCAGAGGCGATGCGTTTGGCAATTATTGGCCGGCCCAATGTCGGAAAATCAACCCTTATCAACCAGATGTTAGGACAGGAGAGAGTTGTCGTACATGACGAAGCCGGCACAACGCGAGATGCGATTGATATTTTGGTTGAGCGAGAGGGAAAACAATTTGTTGTGGTTGATACGGCGGGGATCAAAAAAAAGAGTGCCACACGAACCCGTTTGGAAAAATTCAGCGTGATTCAGAGTCTTCGCGCCATTGATGACAGTCAATGCGTTTGTCTTTTGCTTGATGCCACGCAAGGGATAACCCATCAGGATTTGCAACTGGCCCACACAATTTGGGAACAGAAAAAGGGGCTTCTGCTTTTGGTTAACAAATGGGATTTGATGAAAGCCAATAAGGAAAAATATCTCGAAGAT
This genomic interval carries:
- a CDS encoding DegT/DnrJ/EryC1/StrS family aminotransferase; translation: MNEHPALPVRMKGVRGEGATKWRVVPLDIMKFRHLFGLSFLDPPQGKTKELIEELIHLKKWGKNEGADEIISVVELLARLDQNPYLNLAIGKNSPILSLNREFTQAFFPRPPEKNPLLEYLVSKYKWQELPIYTTGCSNATNALTACLQAHGVEGGEVITTSYNYVAAPNAIVSAGATPHFVDIDPATFCMDIKSALKAVNKKTRAILLTPVNQCIDLLPLVKGLEKKGGEVALFQDVTTAIGSTLDGLGAGQVNPPSHGASVFSFAPSKVINGFGGALVVSHDLEFLKKIDSIAFHGLNPFNDEEVQTFGNNFKMNEICAAIALEQVKKKEALLAKRKQVKEWYDSALKPLIKKGEVALQEIQGDGVVTHYMIRLKKNYHRVILEMAQRFKIGLSHWYAFHLEPIYRLRFGMVTLPVTEAMYDKIVFLPFHVAMEEKDVEYIVSSLETVLTKASSGKA
- the meaB gene encoding methylmalonyl Co-A mutase-associated GTPase MeaB, yielding MTMKNFRELSKTLSRIENREEGSLALLKKFYAQRKGASVLGITGLPGAGKSTLVDQLIHLLRGQKKTVGVIAIDPSSPFTGGALLGDRVRMQRHATDEGVFIRSLGSRGAHGGLSRATHDAIVCLDAFGFDQIIVETVGVGQTELDIMGLVTTTVVVLVPESGDTIQTIKAGLTEIADIFVVNKADREGAHSLQQMLQSMITMGTNSDKERTMDHGLGTRDHEKIMNDEPWTRGGDIPVLLTEANKGVGVTELWKSVLEHQTHLKNEPTHKQHQIAIRREQFMELCGEAFKEKIQKELETKKKWKTLVEKVAADKLNPYEALEKILRK
- a CDS encoding 4-hydroxy-2-oxovalerate aldolase, whose protein sequence is MSKKPLQIMDVTVREGSYAIQYKFTARQVGEIALAIDTAGIPYMEVGNGGGLGVPDEYYRGIKPQSTDIEQLRTAKKNVKKCKIGLMANPSPFTKKEHIQAVKKEVDFLRIAARIDDIEAARENVETARTLEIPVFFQMMRSSKRSTKEIVKAAKKAESYGANAVYVVDTIGWFLPSQVREIILALKETVAIPIGFHAHNNLMLAVANSLAAVEAGVEYVDGSLLGFGRDAGNAQLEALVAVLQRTGHLKNVNLDKLLEAADQLIAPIMPETQGSPPLQIATAHANVCLYPIDIYQQIAHAAQIPLPDLIKKLGTYSESEPDIERVLKDLGKDPKEIFKKLGLA
- a CDS encoding nucleotidyl transferase AbiEii/AbiGii toxin family protein — its product is MVKKKISDPFKATLTDLLVWFRKSPVQGLIIGGVAVSLLSRPRFTEDIDAMILLDGSKWASFLESGAQFGFVSRIPDPLHFARRTRMLLLKHIESKVEVDISLGGLPFEEESMRRKQKVKMAGITIPLPTPEDLVIMKAVAHRKQDLADVVSIIESNSRLSLSRIRKWVKEFARVLEMPEIYTDLDKLLKKKS
- the der gene encoding ribosome biogenesis GTPase Der; this translates as MSHPVIAIIGRPNVGKSRLFNRLTGKYQALVDDQPGVTRDRHYGLVEWRGATFMAIDTGGLIPGAEEPLNKKVWEQAFEAIKEADFLICLFNVQEGLNPVDEALVKELRKAGKPIFFAVNKVDRTAHETDVFEFNKVGAKPLFAVSAEHGRGISDLLEAIYEKLPKEEKPPEFPAEAMRLAIIGRPNVGKSTLINQMLGQERVVVHDEAGTTRDAIDILVEREGKQFVVVDTAGIKKKSATRTRLEKFSVIQSLRAIDDSQCVCLLLDATQGITHQDLQLAHTIWEQKKGLLLLVNKWDLMKANKEKYLEDLRPQLRELHEIPVMCISAKTGKQCEEIWNSINAICEAMQKRLSTPKLNQWLKKVAEGHPLPLYKGKTVKLYYAAQVGVSPPHIVLFSNFPQGVPETYRRYLIHQLQDELDIKGIPIHLTFRRRESIL